In a single window of the Frondihabitans peucedani genome:
- a CDS encoding NfeD family protein → MIEFFTDYSWVLWVALVLLFVIVEVATVDFTFLMLAIGSVGGLLAGLFGAPFWLQIIVAAVVSILLLFTVRPPLLRALKRGGDPTPSNIEALLGARGVVVVPLIDRQGDSGLGQVKLSNGETWTARLLAPTGQDSLDTGATVVVTAIEGSTAVVVPGERTPS, encoded by the coding sequence ATGATCGAGTTCTTCACCGACTACTCGTGGGTCCTCTGGGTCGCGCTGGTCCTGCTCTTCGTGATCGTCGAGGTCGCGACCGTCGACTTCACCTTCCTGATGCTCGCCATCGGGAGCGTGGGCGGCCTCCTGGCCGGTCTCTTCGGCGCCCCGTTCTGGCTGCAGATCATCGTGGCCGCGGTCGTGTCGATCCTGCTGCTCTTCACGGTCCGGCCCCCGCTCCTCCGCGCACTGAAGCGCGGTGGCGACCCGACGCCCTCGAACATCGAGGCCCTCCTCGGCGCGCGCGGCGTCGTCGTGGTGCCCCTGATCGACCGTCAGGGCGACTCCGGGCTCGGGCAGGTCAAGCTCTCCAACGGCGAGACCTGGACGGCGCGGCTCCTCGCGCCGACGGGCCAGGACTCGCTCGACACCGGGGCGACCGTCGTCGTCACCGCGATCGAGGGGTCGACGGCGGTCGTCGTCCCCGGCGAAAGGACACCCTCATGA
- a CDS encoding SPFH domain-containing protein, with amino-acid sequence MTGAPTIGGIVLAVVLLIVVIFVLVILFRAVRIIPQATAGVVERLGKYHKTLAPGLNILVPFIDRVRPLLDMREQVVSFPPQPVITEDNLVVSIDTVVYFQVTDARAATYEIANYLGAVEQLTTTTLRNVVGGLNLEEALTSRDNINGQLRIVLDEATGKWGIRVGRVELKAIEPPLSIQDSMEQQMRAERDRRAQILRAEGTKQAAILQAEGSRQASILEAEGAAKSQVLRAQGEAEAIQTVFKAIHDGDPDPKLLAYQYLQTLPKIADGNASKVWMIPSEFTEALKGVGAGFLGAREAVKGEPGAAPAATGSTAPPQP; translated from the coding sequence ATGACCGGCGCTCCCACCATCGGCGGCATCGTGCTCGCCGTCGTCCTGCTCATCGTCGTGATCTTCGTCCTGGTCATCCTCTTCCGGGCGGTCAGGATCATCCCGCAGGCGACGGCGGGCGTGGTCGAGCGGCTCGGCAAGTACCACAAGACGCTGGCCCCGGGGCTCAACATCCTGGTGCCCTTCATCGACCGCGTTCGGCCTCTGCTCGACATGCGCGAGCAGGTCGTCTCGTTCCCGCCTCAGCCCGTCATCACCGAGGACAACCTGGTCGTCTCGATCGACACGGTCGTCTACTTCCAGGTCACCGACGCGCGCGCCGCCACCTACGAGATCGCGAACTACCTCGGTGCGGTCGAGCAGCTCACCACGACCACGCTCCGCAACGTCGTCGGTGGCCTCAACCTCGAAGAGGCGCTCACCAGCCGTGACAACATCAACGGCCAGCTCCGCATCGTCCTCGACGAGGCGACGGGCAAGTGGGGCATCCGCGTCGGCCGCGTCGAGCTCAAGGCCATCGAGCCGCCCCTGTCGATCCAGGACTCCATGGAGCAGCAGATGCGCGCCGAGCGCGACCGCCGCGCCCAGATCCTCCGCGCCGAGGGCACCAAGCAGGCGGCCATCCTCCAGGCCGAGGGCTCGCGTCAGGCCAGCATCCTCGAGGCCGAGGGTGCAGCGAAGTCGCAGGTGCTCCGCGCGCAGGGCGAGGCCGAGGCGATCCAGACGGTGTTCAAGGCCATCCACGACGGCGACCCCGACCCCAAGCTCCTCGCGTACCAGTACCTCCAGACGCTCCCGAAGATCGCCGACGGCAACGCCAGCAAGGTGTGGATGATCCCGTCGGAGTTCACCGAGGCGCTCAAGGGCGTCGGGGCCGGGTTCCTGGGAGCTCGCGAGGCCGTCAAGGGCGAGCCCGGAGCAGCTCCGGCCGCGACCGGCAGCACCGCTCCCCCGCAGCCGTAG
- a CDS encoding RNA polymerase-binding protein RbpA, protein MADRSLRGMRLGSQSLQSEEGVEFSPRKKAVYQTADGATFDVVFAAEAEIPDAWQSPKTGQEGRLLSADGKPVEIDRGDVKVPRTHWDMLLERRTRPELEELLQERLDFLRARKGQQKIGA, encoded by the coding sequence ATGGCAGATCGCAGTTTGCGCGGAATGAGGCTCGGGAGTCAGAGCCTGCAGAGCGAAGAGGGAGTGGAGTTCTCTCCCCGGAAGAAGGCCGTGTACCAGACGGCCGACGGGGCGACGTTCGATGTCGTCTTCGCCGCTGAGGCCGAGATCCCCGACGCCTGGCAGTCACCGAAGACCGGTCAGGAGGGCCGTCTGCTCTCCGCCGACGGCAAGCCCGTCGAAATCGATCGCGGCGACGTCAAGGTTCCGCGGACCCACTGGGACATGCTGCTGGAACGCCGCACGCGCCCCGAGCTCGAGGAGCTCCTCCAGGAGCGCCTCGACTTCCTCAGGGCTCGCAAGGGCCAGCAGAAGATCGGCGCCTGA
- a CDS encoding glycerophosphodiester phosphodiesterase: MTAWFTPGPPRIIAHRGLATEAPENTLLAFVSALALGVTHLETDVHATSDGVAVLSHDPDLARLTGRATAIASTSLAALQRIDLGADQQVPTLRETLRAFPDARFNIDIKADAALQPTIDAILRERAVERVLVTSFDDARRKAAVAALPGVATSPSSRGVVLAALASRAPTARLRRLGFRDIDAIQVPERYRGVPIVTGRLVEAAHESGVEVHVWTIDDADDMRRLFALGVDGVITDRADIGLEVLTRLV, translated from the coding sequence GTGACCGCGTGGTTCACCCCTGGCCCGCCCAGGATCATCGCGCACCGCGGGCTCGCCACCGAGGCTCCCGAGAACACGCTGCTCGCCTTCGTGAGCGCTCTCGCGCTCGGGGTCACGCATCTCGAGACGGACGTCCACGCGACGAGCGACGGCGTGGCGGTGCTGAGTCACGATCCCGACCTCGCACGGCTCACGGGGCGGGCGACGGCCATCGCGTCGACGAGCCTCGCCGCGCTGCAGCGGATCGACCTCGGGGCCGATCAGCAGGTCCCGACCCTGCGTGAGACGCTGCGGGCCTTCCCCGACGCCCGTTTCAACATCGACATCAAGGCCGATGCAGCCCTCCAGCCGACGATCGACGCGATCCTGCGCGAGAGGGCCGTCGAGAGGGTGCTCGTCACGTCGTTCGACGACGCGAGGCGGAAGGCCGCCGTCGCGGCTCTCCCCGGCGTCGCGACGTCGCCCTCGTCGCGCGGCGTGGTCCTCGCGGCGCTCGCGTCGCGGGCGCCGACAGCGAGGCTCAGGAGGCTCGGGTTCCGCGACATCGACGCGATCCAGGTTCCGGAGCGCTACCGCGGCGTCCCGATCGTTACGGGGCGCCTGGTCGAGGCCGCCCACGAGAGCGGCGTCGAGGTCCACGTGTGGACGATCGACGACGCGGACGACATGCGGCGCCTGTTCGCCCTCGGAGTCGACGGTGTCATCACCGACCGCGCCGACATCGGCCTCGAGGTGCTGACGCGCCTGGTCTGA